In Vibrio tritonius, the following are encoded in one genomic region:
- a CDS encoding L-serine ammonia-lyase produces MISVFDIYKIGVGPSSSHTVGPMKAGKQFIDDLHVQGKLHQVEKFTVDVYGSLSLTGKGHHTDIAIIMGLAGNTPESVDIDAIPSFIANVEQTERLAIGTYNHVVDFPREGGMNFHKSNLSLHENGMQIHAWQGDEVVYSKTYYSIGGGFIVDEEHFGQSLETDVQLPHPFSSAEELVNQCHENGLSISTLVMRNEKAIHNDQEVKDYFAAVWKTMSDCMERGMSTEGILPGPLRVPRRAAALRQQLLTSEKLTNDPMAVVDWVNMYAFAVNEENAAGGRVVTAPTNGACGIIPAVLAYYDKFIQTVTEKDYIRYFAASGAVGGLYKQNASISGAEVGCQGEVGVACSMAAAGLAELLGGSPEQVCMAAEIAMEHNLGLTCDPVAGQVQVPCIERNGIAAVKAINSTRMAMRRSSAPRVSLDKVIETMFETGKDMNAKYRETSQGGLAVKVIC; encoded by the coding sequence ATGATCAGTGTCTTTGATATCTATAAAATTGGTGTTGGTCCTTCTAGCTCTCACACCGTGGGGCCGATGAAGGCTGGCAAACAATTTATTGATGATCTGCATGTTCAAGGAAAATTACATCAAGTGGAGAAATTCACCGTTGATGTATACGGATCGCTATCACTGACAGGGAAAGGTCACCACACGGATATCGCTATCATTATGGGTTTGGCGGGTAATACGCCAGAATCGGTTGATATCGATGCCATTCCAAGCTTTATTGCAAACGTTGAGCAAACCGAACGTTTAGCGATTGGCACTTACAATCATGTTGTTGATTTTCCGCGTGAAGGTGGGATGAATTTCCATAAATCTAACCTATCACTACATGAAAACGGCATGCAAATCCACGCTTGGCAAGGCGACGAAGTTGTCTATTCAAAAACCTATTACAGTATCGGTGGCGGGTTTATCGTTGACGAAGAGCACTTTGGGCAGTCTTTAGAAACCGATGTACAGCTACCACACCCGTTCAGTAGTGCGGAAGAGCTAGTCAACCAATGTCATGAAAACGGTTTGTCTATTAGTACCCTTGTGATGCGTAATGAAAAGGCGATTCATAACGACCAAGAAGTAAAAGACTACTTCGCTGCAGTATGGAAAACCATGAGCGACTGTATGGAACGCGGCATGAGTACCGAGGGTATTTTGCCTGGTCCACTACGCGTGCCTCGTCGCGCTGCTGCACTACGCCAACAACTGCTTACCTCTGAAAAGTTAACTAACGATCCTATGGCGGTGGTTGACTGGGTAAATATGTATGCGTTCGCGGTGAACGAAGAAAACGCTGCCGGTGGTCGAGTTGTTACCGCACCAACCAACGGTGCTTGCGGCATCATTCCTGCGGTATTAGCTTACTACGATAAGTTTATCCAAACCGTTACTGAGAAAGACTATATTCGTTACTTTGCTGCTTCTGGCGCAGTGGGTGGTTTGTACAAACAAAACGCGTCGATCTCTGGAGCTGAGGTAGGCTGTCAGGGCGAAGTAGGCGTTGCCTGTTCAATGGCCGCAGCTGGTCTTGCCGAACTGCTTGGCGGAAGCCCAGAGCAAGTGTGTATGGCCGCAGAAATTGCGATGGAACACAACCTTGGCTTAACGTGCGACCCTGTCGCAGGACAAGTTCAAGTGCCTTGCATCGAACGTAACGGTATCGCAGCAGTAAAAGCCATCAACTCGACTCGTATGGCAATGCGTCGCTCATCGGCGCCGCGCGTGTCACTCGATAAAGTGATCGAAACCATGTTCGAAACTGGTAAAGACATGAACGCCAAATACCGCGAAACCTCACAAGGTGGTTTGGCCGTAAAAGTGATTTGTTAA
- a CDS encoding aromatic amino acid transport family protein, translating into MNVTSSSSSTVQYSKKWNYQDFVWSLSLFGTAVGAGVLFLPIKAGAGGFWPLVILALIAAPMTWLAHKSLARFVLSAKNPQADITDTVEEHFGKAGANLITFAYFFAIYPIVLIYGVGITNTVDSFLVNQVGMESIPRWLLSGCLIMVMTMGVVLGKELMLKATSAMVYPLVFILFALSVFLIPSWNTSMMEVAPDWGNMPSVIWLALPIIVFSFNHSPIISQFAKEQRRIYGDKASEKTDRITGGAALLLMAFVMFFVFSVVLSLSPEQLAIAKEQNISVLSYLANTYESPIISYLGPIVAFAAITSSYFGHFLGAHEGLVGLVKSRSATPVKRIEKLSLGFIVLTTWIVAIINPSILGMIETMGAPMIAAILFLLPVFAMQKVPSMKTLRTSLPVQIFTVICGVAAITSVIYGAF; encoded by the coding sequence ATGAATGTAACATCAAGTAGTAGTTCAACCGTACAATATTCTAAAAAATGGAATTATCAAGATTTTGTATGGTCACTTTCTTTATTCGGTACCGCAGTCGGCGCTGGCGTGCTGTTTCTACCAATTAAAGCGGGCGCTGGTGGTTTTTGGCCATTAGTTATTCTTGCACTGATTGCAGCCCCTATGACTTGGCTTGCTCACAAGAGTCTTGCCCGTTTCGTATTGTCAGCGAAAAACCCACAAGCAGATATTACCGATACGGTTGAAGAACACTTTGGTAAAGCGGGCGCGAACCTTATTACTTTTGCATACTTTTTCGCCATTTACCCTATCGTTCTCATTTACGGTGTCGGTATCACTAATACGGTTGACTCGTTCCTAGTAAACCAAGTAGGTATGGAATCTATTCCACGTTGGTTACTTTCTGGCTGTTTGATCATGGTTATGACCATGGGCGTTGTTTTGGGTAAAGAGCTGATGCTCAAAGCCACTTCAGCCATGGTGTATCCTTTGGTGTTTATTCTTTTTGCGCTTTCTGTGTTCTTGATTCCTTCATGGAATACTTCAATGATGGAAGTCGCACCAGATTGGGGTAATATGCCTTCTGTTATTTGGTTAGCACTGCCAATCATCGTATTCTCATTTAACCACAGCCCAATTATCAGCCAATTTGCAAAAGAGCAACGTCGTATCTACGGTGACAAAGCCTCAGAAAAGACCGACAGAATCACAGGTGGTGCTGCACTATTGCTGATGGCTTTCGTCATGTTCTTTGTGTTCTCAGTCGTGCTATCACTATCACCAGAACAATTGGCGATCGCGAAAGAGCAGAACATCAGCGTATTGTCTTACTTGGCAAACACTTATGAATCACCAATCATCTCGTACTTAGGTCCTATCGTGGCGTTCGCAGCCATCACTTCAAGCTACTTTGGTCACTTCCTTGGTGCTCACGAAGGTTTGGTTGGTTTAGTGAAATCTCGTTCAGCGACACCAGTAAAACGTATTGAAAAACTGTCGCTCGGTTTTATCGTGCTTACCACTTGGATTGTTGCTATCATCAACCCAAGCATTTTAGGCATGATTGAAACCATGGGTGCACCAATGATTGCAGCCATTTTGTTCCTTCTGCCAGTCTTCGCTATGCAGAAAGTACCATCGATGAAAACGCTTCGTACTTCACTGCCAGTACAAATTTTCACAGTTATTTGTGGTGTTGCCGCCATTACTTCGGTAATCTACGGCGCGTTTTAA